Genomic DNA from Oreochromis aureus strain Israel breed Guangdong linkage group 13, ZZ_aureus, whole genome shotgun sequence:
AGGTAAGTCCAGCTGAGCTTAGTCAGTTGTTGCAACAAGTCTGAGTTTGGTCTTCATCAAAGCTTCTTTTTCAGGATTTCAGGTGGAGGTCAAATACTGTGGTCTGgctgaggatgatgaagatgacaAAGAGCAGAGGGACAAAACAGACAACatcaacaaaaaccaacaactcAACAAAAAACTGCTCGATCACTTCAGACACCTGGCTGCATCCAACCAGGACACTGACCAGGTAACAATCAGTGAGAAGTGTCCGTATAAAATCAAAccatttttgttttcctctgtttgtgttcatgtttgtgtgtttgttcaggTGGACCTTCAGCTTCTGGACTGGGCGATCTCAGACGGAGCTGATCCAAACGCCTCAGACAGATATGGACAGACCGTCCTGCACGAGGTCACACTGGAAGTCACTTCTGCCCTGTTAGCCGTTTGTTCACACACCTGGAGGACGGTCACTGAAAGCTTCTGGAGAGCTtgtgctgtgtctgtgtggtaCAGGTGTGCGTCTGCGGAGAACTAATGCaggtacatgtgtgtgttcagatCTCCAGAGCGTGGAGCGTGGATGTGATGCGGTTCTTCCTAGACCGGGGCTCAGACCTCCTGCGCCCGGATCAGTTTGGAGTCACTGTGCTGCATGTGGCCTCGGCGCTGGACTATCAGGGCATGATCCAGTTCCTGCTGGACCGAAAAGGTCTGTGGACACTAAAGCATGAACAATGTGTGATGGAAGTCATGTGATAGAGTCACGTGACTGCATGTGTGTTATGATCAGCTGATCCGGAGGCTCGCACCTTTCTCGACCAGCAGACCCCGCTTCACTACGCTGCAAAGAACGATGCCATTGGTTCGAGCAGGCTTCTGCTGCAGGCCGGAGCCTCCATCGGCTGCACCGACTACAAACACAGGACACCGCTGCAGCTCGCCGCTAATGCAGGTACCACTGACACACACTGCAAAAATTGCCTGTTTAGAAATAAGGAAAAAATGTATTGACTTTAAGAAGATCCCGACTATAATCAAGTGAAATAAGATAATTACACTCAATAAGATTTCTTGAAATAAGAACAATTATGTAGACAAGTGAGAAATGAAGTATCTTTGAAGTCAGATCAACTGAAAACAAGCCCGTCAGTAATGCTTTCAGTGTTGTTTCTTTCTCACTTTGAGAGGAAGGGTCTGAAAACAAGACTCTtctggtcaccagtctgtcacagagcTAACAACCTCGCCTGTGGACGATTTGGAATAAGCGATTAACTtcagtctttggactgtggaagaGAACCCAGAGGGAGAGACACAAGGCAGATGCTGGAGTTGAACTCAGAACCTTCTTGTTGGAGGGAGTGGTGCTAGCTACCGGACCACTTTCCTGTCCACGTTTTTAAAAGTCTGTACAAGAAAAAACTGCACTGCAAAAATCGATTTtcaagaaagtaaaaaaaaacctgtttatgaacatttttttgtatttttgtctaaaaagaaaacatattcttatcttgttccttcagtgggctggtttcagtcattatgcaaatgtactgtttataaggtttggggaaacctgcagtcagctgagactgaagacgtcacttggatgagtgacgaaacgtttctcccacaaaacgctacgtccagatgaacagattcaacttttggagatattcTTACCAAGCAAAATTAAGCACATTCTACAAAAATATGTCTAACCTTTTCATAATAAGATATTtcagagacagacactatctctactttcaagattaggcttcaaactttcctttttgctaaagcatatagttagggctggaccaggtgaccctgaatcctcccttagttatgctgcaatagggctttggagttgacgtcactggaggtgggccacgccccctttccgccatgacagtaggctagacacaggatacagcttcagctatggttcatacgtgttgtgttatcagttgcaacgtttgatcacacgatcgtgaaggcaagaagctggataatgggctctcttttcatcgtttttcaacctggaggcaacgtgagggatcccatgtatccgatattactaaacaaagacgtcaggcttgcattgcagcggtgagacgagcggatcgagttctgtgcaatccccagctttttgttggtttggtctctgcatcttctttccggtgagttctaaattaattcatatcactattaaaaggcttttagtgttttttcaatagataatgagataaaacatgctaatgtgtgatgctgcagaaccacgtcatgtcatcatgtcgactgagtagcttatgatttagcattattgcaggcaaaccagcatatgaaatggatgtaacaaatccagactgggcaccaacactgcacatgggcctctaaaaacatactaaattgctctcattgtacactaatccgcacataacttccagatgaatcacacacctgtcatgtgcactaattttatcttacaggcttttatgcagctgcagaaTCTGAAGGttcttattaataataataagcataattcttaaactggtttgctgtgtatgcgctgactccacagacaaagggctgtatcgtgaccgattgcgcccagacgccaagagacggtactttCAAAAAATTGCgtgcatcggtaatgtggacccgtatgaaataaggaagcggagtggaaacccagacgacctaccgcctttgtcctatcccgatcttcgcataccttgtctgtggagtcagcgcatacacagcgaaccagtttaagaattataaatccctggaggcccacatccaattcacgaacagctgggtgcaagatttgtccATCTTTATGCCTCCACGCTGCGACAACTGTACGTTGTCGTTAAGACAAAGGTAAGTCGGTTTGAACatgataactttctaaacaacttcttgttacagtttttgatttgcacgtacagccaacccatctatattagccttgggtcattacagaccttttattaaaagtggtttttgtgtgtttcaggtactgcactcacaacaactgaatgaaactgcactgtgacctcgttgtgtggacacagagagaccttCTGTCATACGCATCTTCCCTGATGTGGATTTCTGGGAACCACGTTTAAAGCAAGCAcaagacttctttcttaaagtgtgtcttcctgaacttgttgggaaatacttctccaaacaacgtgctgctctaaatagcctgtaatgtttcattttgtggttcaagattgatgccagctgtgtgttgccatgtaaatagtttgcatttcatttttatgtacttgctaagtacatgtgaacagatcaagaataaaaaacaaacaaatatactattcttttctgttttattgaaactacttcacacaaagtacaattatttacaatgaactacacatgcaacacaacagctttatgaatGCTCAACAAGAGCGAGTTTCATTTGgcgctggtttgacaaccacactggggcacatattcaccaaaacacagcaaaccttaacaatcttatcaagcagtgttgtgtttatttctgctctgccctgttcatTGCTCACACAATCCTTCGTCTGCCCTTTAGCTTCTGTGATGCTGTCTGTCCGATCACCACTGTCCACATTTGCAGCTGGTACCtcaacctccacttgtccaacacaactgctgtccacagctatgacattgtaattttgttgttgttcttctgtcagatcttcatctattacttctgcacggggcacaccttcagactctgcagctgcataaaagcctgtaagataaaattagtgcacatgacaggtgtgtgattcatctggaagttatgtgcggattagtgtacaatgagagcaatttagtatgtttttagaggcccatgtgcagtgttggtgcccagtctggatttgttacatccatttcatatgctggtttgcctgcaataatgctaaatcataagctactcagtcgacatgatgacatgacgtggttctgcagcatcacacattagcatgttttatctcattatctatgacctcagcacattgaaaaaacactaaaagccttttaatagtgatatgaattaatttagaactcaccggaaagaagatgcagagaccaaaccaacaaaaagctggggattgcacagaactcgatccgctcgtctcaccgctgcaatgcaagcctgacgtctttgtttagtaatatcggatacatgggatccctcacgttgcctccaggttgaaaaacgatgaaaagagagcccattatccagcttcttgctttcacgatcgtgtgatctaacgttgcaactgataacacaacacgtacgaaacatagctgaagctgtatcctgtgtctagcctactgtcatggcggaagggggcgtggcccacctccagtgacatcacgctccaaagccctataggtgtaggctgctgggggattcccataatccactgggtgtttcttcttcagtcagcTTTTCACTTATTTACCTCGTTGCATTTGATTATTCGTTATTATTaacctctggctctcttccacagcatttcTTTGTTGTGTCTTCCTCTGCTAACCTCCAGATGGCCCcaccccttcctgagcctggttctgccagaggtgtcttcctgttaagaggaagtttttccttcccactgtctgaTTGTAATCATCTCTTTGTGTCTTCAGAGCGTAGTGAAGCAGCTTGTGTGCTGTTGGAGCTCGGGGCGGATGCGGGGTTGAAGGACTCTGATGGACAGTTCTGTATAACAGCTCTGATTGGCCGGATGAGTCCAGTggtataagataagataagataagatgaactttattagtcccacaggtgggaaatttgttttgatacagcaaaagtgcaaagttatgtagcagaaattagaaaacactggaatgaaataaaatacaatagaataaaatagaaatacaaatactatatacaactgagtaggaaaatacaaaaatacaacttcatcagaagaagaattgcacatatagcagtcttattgcacgtgtgtgggtttgtgtgtttgatcagctgcaaaagtctttgttgtggagtctgacagcagtggggaggaaagacctgtgaaatctctccgtcccacaccgtgggtgccgcagtctcccactgaaggagctgctcagtgctgtcagtctcctgcatggggtgggagatgttgtccaacagggatgacagcttagccaccattctcctgtcactcaccacctccactgggtccagagggcatcctagaacagagctggtcctggatcagcctgttcagtctcttcctgtccccggcagagatgctgccatcccagcagaccacaccatagaagatggctgaggccaccacagagtcatagaaggtcttcaggagtgggccctccactccaaacgacctgagtctccacagcaggtacagcctgctctgccctttcctgtagagggcgtctgagttatgagtccagtccagtttgttgttcagatgaacaccaaggtacctgtagctgtccacagcctcgatgtccataccttggatgttcagtggttgcagtggaggatgtttgtgcctgtggaagtctaccaccagctccttggttttactggcattgatctggaggtagttcagctggcaccagtccacaaagtcttgagtcagtcctctgtactccttgtcgtccccatcagtgatgaggccgactattgcagagtcatcagagaacttctgcaggaagcactgggtggagttgtgggagaagtctgcagtgtagatggtgaagaggaacggagccagaaccgctccctgtggggcccctgtgctgcagacgaccctgtccgacacacagccctgagtcctcacatactgtggtcggtcggtgaggtagtccaaaatccaggtagtgaggtgatggtcc
This window encodes:
- the LOC116317396 gene encoding ankyrin repeat domain-containing protein 46 isoform X3 is translated as MKRGAQVGLAGLCNTGLELEDMTGRTVQASGCPQGSRSSVSAAAWWVSYYRGRWRQERRKLTGFQVEVKYCGLAEDDEDDKEQRDKTDNINKNQQLNKKLLDHFRHLAASNQDTDQVDLQLLDWAISDGADPNASDRYGQTVLHEISRAWSVDVMRFFLDRGSDLLRPDQFGVTVLHVASALDYQGMIQFLLDRKADPEARTFLDQQTPLHYAAKNDAIGSSRLLLQAGASIGCTDYKHRTPLQLAANAAADGDSGGETGSHHESHLPQTDPGQMESLRQDWWRVLFVVLALLLTLEEVLREVWDTLRSRKKLHLWQQL
- the LOC116317396 gene encoding ankyrin repeat domain-containing protein 46 isoform X1 gives rise to the protein MKRGAQVGLAGLCNTGLELEDMTGRTVQASGCPQGSRSSVSAAAWWVSYYRGRWRQERRKLTGFQVEVKYCGLAEDDEDDKEQRDKTDNINKNQQLNKKLLDHFRHLAASNQDTDQVDLQLLDWAISDGADPNASDRYGQTVLHEISRAWSVDVMRFFLDRGSDLLRPDQFGVTVLHVASALDYQGMIQFLLDRKADPEARTFLDQQTPLHYAAKNDAIGSSRLLLQAGASIGCTDYKHRTPLQLAANAAADGDSGGETGSHHESHLPQTDPGQMESLRQDWWRVLFVVLALLLTLEEVLREVWDTLRSRKKLHLWQQLVNDRGFL
- the LOC116317396 gene encoding CARD- and ANK-domain containing inflammasome adapter protein isoform X6, with product MKRGAQVGLAGLCNTGLELEDMTGRTVQASGCPQGSRSSVSAAAWWVSYYRGRWRQERRKLTGFQVEVKYCGLAEDDEDDKEQRDKTDNINKNQQLNKKLLDHFRHLAASNQDTDQVDLQLLDWAISDGADPNASDRYGQTVLHEISRAWSVDVMRFFLDRGSDLLRPDQFGVTVLHVASALDYQGMIQFLLDRKADPEARTFLDQQTPLHYAAKNDAIGSSRLLLQAGASIGCTDYKHRTPLQLAANAEEGSENKTLLVTSLSQS
- the LOC116317396 gene encoding CARD- and ANK-domain containing inflammasome adapter protein isoform X5, encoding MKRGAQVGLAGLCNTGLELEDMTGRTVQASGCPQGSRSSVSAAAWWVSYYRGRWRQERRKLTGFQVEVKYCGLAEDDEDDKEQRDKTDNINKNQQLNKKLLDHFRHLAASNQDTDQVDLQLLDWAISDGADPNASDRYGQTVLHEISRAWSVDVMRFFLDRGSDLLRPDQFGVTVLHVASALDYQGMIQFLLDRKADPEARTFLDQQTPLHYAAKNDAIGSSRLLLQAGASIGCTDYKHRTPLQLAANAVLFLSHFERKGLKTRLFWSPVCHRANNLACGRFGISD
- the LOC116317396 gene encoding ankyrin-1 isoform X4 codes for the protein MKRGAQVGLAGLCNTGLELEDMTGRTVQASGCPQGSRSSVSAAAWWVSYYRGRWRQERRKLTGFQVEVKYCGLAEDDEDDKEQRDKTDNINKNQQLNKKLLDHFRHLAASNQDTDQVDLQLLDWAISDGADPNASDRYGQTVLHEISRAWSVDVMRFFLDRGSDLLRPDQFGVTVLHVASALDYQGMIQFLLDRKADPEARTFLDQQTPLHYAAKNDAIGSSRLLLQAGASIGCTDYKHRTPLQLAANAAADGDSGGETGSHHESHLPQTDPGQMESLRQVWGMASP
- the LOC116317396 gene encoding ankyrin repeat domain-containing protein 46 isoform X2, with protein sequence MKRGAQVGLAGLCNTGLELEDMTGRTVQGSRSSVSAAAWWVSYYRGRWRQERRKLTGFQVEVKYCGLAEDDEDDKEQRDKTDNINKNQQLNKKLLDHFRHLAASNQDTDQVDLQLLDWAISDGADPNASDRYGQTVLHEISRAWSVDVMRFFLDRGSDLLRPDQFGVTVLHVASALDYQGMIQFLLDRKADPEARTFLDQQTPLHYAAKNDAIGSSRLLLQAGASIGCTDYKHRTPLQLAANAAADGDSGGETGSHHESHLPQTDPGQMESLRQDWWRVLFVVLALLLTLEEVLREVWDTLRSRKKLHLWQQLVNDRGFL